In a single window of the Papaver somniferum cultivar HN1 chromosome 8, ASM357369v1, whole genome shotgun sequence genome:
- the LOC113304443 gene encoding probable glutathione S-transferase parA has translation MADEVVLLDFWPSMFGMRAKVALALKGINYEYKEENLRDKSPLLLKMNPIHKKIPVLIHNGKPISESLIIVEYIDEVWNEKSPLLPADPYQKSQAKFWADYVDKKVYDSGRKIWTSKGEDQENAKKEFTEVLKVLEGELGEKPFFGGENIGFVDVALIPFYTWFYAYEKCGNFSIEEECPTIVSWAKKCLQIESVSQSLSDSEKVYEFVLSYQKKLGIA, from the exons ATGGCAGATGAAGTAGTTCTCTTGGATTTCTGGCCAAGTATGTTTGGAATGAGAGCAAAAGTAGCTTTGGCTCTAAAGGGTATCAACTatgaatacaaagaagaaaatCTTAGAGATAAAAGTCCTCTACTTTTGAAGATGAATCCAATCCATAAGAAAATCCCTGTTTTGATACACAATGGAAAACCCATTTCTGAATCACTCATAATTGTTGAATACATTGATGAAGTTTGGAATGAGAAATCTCCTCTTTTACCTGCTGATCCTTATCAGAAATCCCAAGCTAAGTTTTGGGCTGATTATGTTGACAAAAAG GTTTATGATAGTGGAAGGAAGATATGGACAAGCAAAGGAGAAGATCAAGAGAATGCCAAGAAGGAATTTACTGAGGTTTTGAAGGTATTGGAAGGAGAGCTTGGAGAGAAGCCATTCTTTGGTGGTGAAAATATTGGGTTTGTGGATGTAGCTTTGATTCCTTTCTATACCTGGTTTTATGCGTATGAGAAATGTGGGAATTTTAGCATTGAAGAAGAATGTCCAACGATTGTTTCTTGGGCTAAGAAGTGCTTGCAAATTGAGAGTGTTTCTCAGTCACTTTCTGATTCAGAAAAAGTTTATGAATTTGTTCTCTCATATCAAAAGAAGCTTGGAATTGCATAA
- the LOC113302592 gene encoding probable glutathione S-transferase parA, producing the protein MADEVVLLDFWPSMFGMRVKVALALKGIKYEYKQKNLRDKSPLLLEMNPIHKNIPVLIHNGKPISESLIIVEYIDEVWNEKSPLLPTDPYQKSQAKFWADYVDKKVQPNGRKIWASKGDDHEMAKKEFLEGLKVLEGELGEKPYFGGEKIGFLDVAFIPFYAWFYTYEKCGNFSIEEECPKIVSWAKKCLEMESVSQSLSDSEKIYEFVLTRLATA; encoded by the exons ATGGCAGATGAAGTAGTTCTCTTGGATTTCTGGCCAAGTATGTTTGGAATGAGGGTCAAAGTAGCTTTGGCTTTGAAAGGTATCAAATACGAATACAAACAAAAAAATCTTAGAGATAAAAGTCCTTTGCTCTTGGAGATGAATCCAATCCATAAGAACATCCCTGTTTTGATTCACAATGGAAAACCCATTTCCGAATCACTCATAATTGTTGAATACATTGATGAAGTTTGGAATGAGAAATCTCCTCTTTTACCAACTGATCCTTATCAGAAATCCCAAGCTAAGTTTTGGGCTGATTATGTTGACAAAAAG GTTCAACCTAATGGAAGGAAGATATGGGCAAGTAAAGGAGATGACCACGAGATGGCTAAGAAAGAATTTCTTGAGGGTTTGAAGGTATTGGAAGGAGAGCTTGGAGAGAAACCATACTTCGGTGGTGAAAAGATTGGGTTTTTGGATGTGGCTTTTATTCCTTTCTATGCATGGTTTTATACGTATGAGAAATGTGGAAATTTTAGCATAGAAGAAGAATGTCCAAAGATTGTGTCTTGGGCTAAGAAGTGCTTGGAAATGGAGAGTGTTTCTCAGTCACTTTCTGATTCCGAAAAGATTTATGAATTTGTTCTCACCAGGCTTGCAACTGCATAG